From Candidatus Kaelpia aquatica, the proteins below share one genomic window:
- a CDS encoding NAD(P)H-dependent oxidoreductase codes for MAKALVLYCSKTGNTEKMAKLIAAELSKSMDCDLRITSDIEVDQLLKYDAIIVGSPTYYGSMAAEVKQVFDRSVKFHGQLDGKVGAAFSSAANIAGGNETTVLDIINAMLIHGMIVQGDPKGDHYGVVSIGSPDKRVEDNCIKFASRISDLVNRVSH; via the coding sequence ATGGCGAAAGCTTTAGTTCTCTATTGTTCTAAAACAGGTAATACCGAGAAGATGGCCAAATTAATTGCAGCGGAGTTATCTAAAAGTATGGATTGTGATTTAAGAATCACTTCAGATATAGAAGTGGATCAGCTTTTAAAATATGATGCTATCATTGTGGGCTCTCCGACTTACTACGGCTCTATGGCAGCAGAAGTAAAGCAGGTCTTTGATAGGAGTGTAAAGTTTCATGGCCAGTTGGATGGCAAGGTTGGAGCTGCATTCTCTTCAGCTGCAAATATAGCAGGGGGTAATGAGACGACAGTTTTAGATATCATAAATGCGATGTTAATTCACGGCATGATAGTTCAGGGCGATCCTAAAGGCGACCATTATGGCGTGGTAAGTATTGGCTCTCCAGATAAGAGAGTTGAAGATAACTGCATAAAGTTTGCTTCTAGAATATCTGATCTGGTTAATAGAGTGAGTCATTAG
- the thyX gene encoding FAD-dependent thymidylate synthase codes for MAESKLKVKLLAQTPAALKVIYSAARQCYSSNATGDIFDDVEDNEKIENFIEKILVSGHESPLEHASFTFAIEGISRVCSHQLVRHRMASFSQQSQRYVRERDFDYIVPDSIKSNPEIKKIFEDLLFGIQSSYNKMLDLLKKEGLSGEEANQDVRFVLPGACETKIVISMNLRELIHFFKLRLCTRAQWEIRALAQEMLKICQDNLPALFKDVDARCASLGYCSEGEKFSCGRYLTKDSILTILNQKGG; via the coding sequence ATGGCAGAATCTAAGCTAAAAGTTAAATTGCTAGCTCAGACACCAGCAGCGCTTAAAGTTATCTATTCAGCTGCCCGTCAATGTTATAGCAGCAATGCTACAGGAGATATCTTTGATGATGTTGAGGATAATGAGAAGATCGAGAACTTTATTGAAAAGATATTAGTCTCAGGTCATGAGAGCCCCTTAGAGCATGCGAGTTTTACTTTTGCGATAGAGGGTATCTCTCGAGTATGTTCGCATCAGCTTGTGAGGCATAGAATGGCTTCTTTTTCTCAGCAGAGTCAGCGCTATGTGAGAGAGCGGGATTTTGATTATATAGTACCTGATTCTATAAAGAGCAATCCTGAGATTAAAAAGATATTTGAAGACTTGCTGTTTGGTATTCAGAGTTCTTACAATAAGATGCTGGATCTCCTTAAAAAGGAGGGGTTATCTGGCGAGGAAGCTAATCAGGATGTGAGGTTTGTTCTTCCCGGAGCTTGTGAGACAAAGATAGTGATCTCAATGAATTTAAGAGAGTTAATACATTTCTTTAAGCTCAGACTGTGTACTCGGGCTCAATGGGAGATAAGAGCTCTTGCTCAAGAGATGCTTAAAATATGCCAAGATAATCTACCCGCCTTATTTAAGGATGTTGATGCCAGATGTGCCTCGTTGGGGTATTGCTCTGAAGGTGAAAAATTTTCTTGCGGCCGCTATTTAACGAAGGACAGTATTTTGACAATCCTTAATCAAAAAGGAGGTTAG
- a CDS encoding bifunctional nuclease family protein, translated as MKELIEMDLVRIRIDEHRGEQVIVLKEKDGERLLPIVIGIIEASAIKMKVSGFNSPRPLTHDLLNNIIRRLKGRLDKIVVERLENSIFYAKIIIEREDGEVIEIDARPSDSVALALRAEVPIFAEDALLRQIETK; from the coding sequence ATGAAAGAACTTATAGAGATGGATTTAGTGAGGATTAGGATAGACGAACATCGTGGAGAGCAGGTAATAGTTTTAAAAGAGAAGGACGGCGAGAGACTGCTTCCAATTGTGATAGGTATAATAGAGGCTAGCGCTATAAAGATGAAGGTGAGCGGATTTAACTCGCCTCGACCTCTTACTCATGATCTTTTAAATAATATTATAAGAAGACTTAAAGGAAGGCTGGATAAGATAGTAGTGGAGAGGCTTGAGAACAGCATATTCTATGCCAAGATTATAATAGAACGTGAGGATGGTGAAGTAATAGAGATAGATGCCAGGCCTTCTGACTCAGTAGCCTTGGCTCTTCGGGCTGAGGTCCCAATATTTGCTGAAGATGCTCTCTTGAGACAGATAGAGACAAAGTAG
- a CDS encoding DUF6485 family protein encodes MECKKDQNMKFCNCSYSSCSKKGICCECIKYHRDRGELPACYFNSSEEKTYDRSIENFIRDYRS; translated from the coding sequence ATGGAATGTAAAAAAGATCAGAATATGAAATTCTGTAATTGCAGTTACTCTAGCTGCAGCAAGAAAGGTATCTGCTGTGAATGCATAAAGTATCACAGGGATAGGGGGGAGCTCCCAGCCTGTTATTTTAACAGCAGTGAAGAGAAGACATATGATAGGTCTATTGAGAATTTTATCCGTGATTACAGATCTTAG
- the lptD gene encoding LPS assembly protein LptD, giving the protein MFFKSEQIDSKQIGFIVTLLLLLPFLARIGLSDEVKPKSPVTVNGDKVEYDPTRQVMVGEGNVEVISKGMKLYADKITVWLDEEKALAQGDVKFLKDDAVFYAEEISYSFKNNEGKIIEPTFKDYGPWYGKGLEAQEYEESKYLVKQAYMTTCDLEDPHYKLEAKTIKIFPEDKIIAKHVVFYVRNTPIFYLPYFKQSLKDKKAPFMIIPGKSDKWGWYLLGSYRYSLDDENEGLLRLDYREKKGIAHGVEHQYKSPVGDGVVKYYYMNEKDSAYQDNDRFRVSLRHSWNPDDRTSIYAEYNKISDIDFLKDYFEREHDEDSDPETYLYMIRRYSNANLSLNIKKRANHFLTEVERLPELGVDVNDLRIKKTNYYYSSNTFFSNLTKKYADSDIDYDVWRFDTYNELSHVKKYLGFLNFSPYLGVRETFYSKKVSGKEHILRGNLYAGFDSSMRFYKVFNPASGNFLFTQVDSVRHVVTPIFNYEYITEPTISRADLIQFDEVDEVERKSRITLTLENLWQTKSEVDEDIKKRDLFQADISAYYDCSIAEGSRWGEAKLELDYRPGDWFRFENDYNYDIKSGRLNTASFDVVIDKDRWQLSLGDRYERDTSAQFTTDFNYRINEKWKFRVYQRYEFQSSSFERQEFTIYRDLHCWDGKLSFINNNLDNDKAIFVVFTCKAFPEHPFSFSQSYSAGD; this is encoded by the coding sequence ATGTTTTTTAAATCAGAACAGATAGATTCAAAGCAGATTGGTTTTATAGTCACCCTCCTTTTATTGCTGCCGTTTTTAGCGAGGATTGGTTTATCTGATGAGGTCAAGCCAAAGAGTCCAGTGACTGTCAATGGTGATAAGGTTGAGTATGATCCTACGAGGCAGGTTATGGTGGGAGAAGGTAATGTAGAGGTAATATCTAAAGGGATGAAGCTGTATGCAGACAAGATAACTGTCTGGCTTGATGAAGAGAAAGCCCTGGCTCAGGGAGATGTGAAATTTTTAAAAGATGATGCTGTCTTTTATGCCGAGGAGATAAGTTATTCTTTTAAGAACAATGAAGGTAAGATTATAGAGCCGACTTTTAAAGATTACGGACCTTGGTACGGCAAGGGTCTAGAAGCTCAAGAGTATGAGGAGTCTAAATATTTAGTTAAGCAAGCCTATATGACAACATGCGACTTAGAAGATCCTCATTATAAGTTAGAGGCAAAGACGATTAAAATATTTCCTGAAGATAAGATCATTGCAAAACATGTCGTATTCTATGTCCGCAATACTCCTATATTTTATCTGCCTTATTTTAAACAGTCTTTAAAAGATAAGAAGGCTCCTTTTATGATTATACCGGGGAAGAGTGATAAATGGGGCTGGTATCTCCTAGGCTCATATAGGTATTCTCTTGATGATGAGAACGAAGGTCTCCTGAGACTGGATTATCGGGAGAAAAAAGGTATTGCCCACGGTGTGGAACATCAGTATAAGAGTCCTGTCGGAGATGGTGTTGTTAAATATTACTATATGAATGAAAAGGACTCTGCTTATCAAGATAATGATAGGTTTAGAGTAAGCCTTAGGCATAGCTGGAATCCGGACGATAGGACCTCAATATATGCAGAGTATAATAAGATCAGCGATATAGATTTTCTGAAAGATTATTTTGAGAGAGAGCACGACGAGGATTCAGATCCAGAGACCTATCTCTACATGATAAGAAGATATTCTAATGCTAATCTCAGTCTAAACATAAAAAAACGGGCAAATCATTTTTTAACCGAAGTTGAGAGGCTTCCTGAGTTGGGGGTTGATGTCAACGACCTCAGGATTAAGAAGACAAATTATTATTACAGCTCTAATACTTTCTTCTCTAATTTGACAAAAAAATATGCTGACTCAGATATTGATTATGATGTTTGGAGGTTTGACACCTACAATGAGTTAAGCCACGTAAAGAAGTATTTAGGCTTTCTTAATTTTAGTCCTTACCTGGGCGTGAGAGAGACATTCTACTCTAAAAAGGTTAGCGGTAAGGAGCATATCTTAAGAGGAAATCTCTATGCTGGATTCGATAGTTCAATGAGGTTCTATAAAGTTTTCAACCCTGCTTCCGGAAATTTTCTTTTTACACAAGTTGATTCCGTGAGGCATGTTGTTACACCGATATTTAATTATGAGTATATAACCGAGCCTACAATATCCAGAGCAGATCTAATACAGTTTGATGAAGTGGATGAGGTAGAGAGAAAGAGCAGGATAACCCTCACTCTAGAGAATCTGTGGCAGACAAAGTCAGAGGTTGATGAAGATATTAAAAAGAGAGATCTATTTCAGGCTGATATCTCTGCTTATTATGATTGTTCTATTGCTGAGGGAAGCAGGTGGGGTGAAGCTAAATTAGAACTTGATTACAGGCCTGGAGATTGGTTCCGTTTCGAGAATGATTATAATTATGATATAAAATCTGGCAGATTAAATACTGCCAGCTTTGATGTGGTTATAGACAAAGATAGATGGCAGTTATCTTTGGGAGATAGATATGAGAGAGATACATCAGCTCAGTTCACAACTGATTTTAATTATAGAATAAATGAGAAGTGGAAATTCAGGGTCTATCAGAGGTATGAATTCCAAAGCTCATCTTTTGAACGTCAGGAATTTACTATATACAGAGACCTTCACTGCTGGGACGGGAAGCTTTCCTTCATAAACAACAATCTGGATAATGACAAAGCTATATTTGTGGTATTTACCTGTAAGGCTTTCCCTGAACATCCTTTTAGTTTTTCACAGTCTTATAGCGCTGGAGACTAA
- the fsa gene encoding fructose-6-phosphate aldolase — MKFFLDTANIDEIREAYSWGVLDGVTTNPTLVSKEGSSFNEIAAEIVGIVSGPVSLEVIAEDSNGMIKEARELSQYGENVVIKVPLTKEGLKTVKILNAEGIKSNATLCFSPAQALLAAKAGANYVSPFIGRLDDISSHGMGLVEAIKDIYGNYDFNTEIIVASVRHPIHVVEAALIGADIVTLPFSVLNKLFNHPLTDIGIERFLKDWEKVKKVKA, encoded by the coding sequence ATGAAATTTTTCTTAGATACTGCAAATATAGATGAGATTAGAGAGGCTTATAGTTGGGGGGTATTGGACGGAGTGACTACCAACCCTACGTTGGTTTCAAAAGAGGGCAGTTCTTTTAATGAGATTGCAGCAGAGATTGTAGGAATTGTATCCGGACCTGTCTCTCTTGAGGTTATAGCTGAGGATTCTAATGGCATGATTAAGGAGGCTAGAGAGCTTAGCCAGTACGGTGAAAATGTTGTTATAAAAGTTCCCCTCACAAAAGAAGGTTTGAAAACCGTAAAGATATTAAATGCTGAGGGTATTAAGTCTAATGCTACGCTCTGTTTCTCTCCTGCTCAGGCATTACTTGCTGCTAAAGCCGGAGCTAACTATGTCAGTCCTTTTATAGGCAGGCTTGATGATATAAGTTCTCATGGGATGGGGCTGGTGGAAGCTATAAAAGATATATATGGTAATTACGATTTCAATACTGAAATAATTGTAGCAAGTGTAAGGCATCCGATACATGTCGTAGAGGCCGCCTTAATAGGTGCCGATATTGTAACCCTACCTTTTAGCGTTTTAAATAAGCTCTTCAATCATCCTCTTACTGATATCGGTATAGAGCGGTTCTTGAAGGATTGGGAAAAAGTTAAGAAAGTTAAAGCCTAA
- a CDS encoding ROK family protein, which produces MKSSYMGVDIGGTNLKIGLFDRELKFLDFNTYALNGEITPGDVILIIKDRFEVLSKKYHIKSLACGLPGLIDYERGYIHSLTNLVNWDDVDFKKMLVEAVGVPIFIDNDVNLAALAEYHFGSGKGCSNMLMVALGTGVGGGLILNGEVYRGCNNAVAEVGHIQLSTKGPKCSCGNRGCLESYVGNRRLIGYLKRRLKYSKSILNKIDFTELKLEDVTRAAILGDKFSIEFWDYAASKLTQALVGVVNVLNLEKIVIGGGVSNAGESLFKPLRGYLKEQAMDIQAKSVKIVKARFKDRSGVIGAGLLGRDNLI; this is translated from the coding sequence GAAAAGTTCTTATATGGGAGTGGATATTGGCGGTACTAATTTAAAAATAGGATTATTCGATCGTGAATTGAAGTTCCTAGATTTTAATACATATGCTTTAAACGGAGAGATAACTCCTGGAGATGTAATCTTAATAATCAAAGATCGTTTTGAAGTTTTGTCAAAGAAATATCATATTAAATCTTTAGCTTGCGGATTACCCGGACTTATAGACTACGAGAGAGGCTATATTCATTCTCTTACTAATTTAGTCAACTGGGATGATGTTGATTTTAAAAAGATGTTAGTGGAGGCTGTTGGTGTCCCTATCTTCATTGATAATGATGTTAATCTGGCTGCTCTTGCGGAGTATCACTTTGGCTCCGGCAAGGGTTGCAGCAATATGCTGATGGTTGCTTTAGGTACAGGTGTTGGTGGAGGCTTAATATTAAATGGAGAGGTCTATCGAGGATGTAATAATGCTGTCGCTGAAGTTGGCCACATACAGTTGAGCACTAAAGGTCCTAAGTGCAGTTGCGGTAATAGAGGATGTTTAGAGAGCTATGTTGGTAATAGAAGGTTAATTGGTTATCTTAAGAGGCGACTTAAATATAGTAAGAGTATTTTAAATAAGATAGATTTTACTGAGTTAAAACTCGAAGATGTTACTCGCGCTGCTATTTTAGGGGATAAGTTTTCGATCGAATTTTGGGACTATGCAGCCTCTAAATTGACCCAGGCTTTAGTTGGAGTTGTCAATGTTTTGAACCTGGAGAAGATTGTAATCGGAGGCGGGGTATCTAATGCAGGAGAGAGTCTCTTTAAACCGTTAAGGGGTTACCTTAAAGAGCAAGCTATGGACATTCAGGCAAAGAGTGTTAAAATAGTTAAAGCTCGTTTTAAAGATAGATCCGGGGTTATAGGGGCAGGGCTTTTGGGCAGAGATAATTTAATATAA